The genomic stretch TTTGGTTAAAGTAGTAtttgaattttcaaaacaaatacagAATTTGCTTTAGGAGATTCCCAGCACATCTAAAATCAGGGACTGTCTCCCTGTGACTGTCTGTAAACAAGCAGTCACACCTGCTAACAACTGCGCTCACTTCCTTCTGTTCCAAGCGCCCTCAGAACACCCACCTTGCTGGGGTGAATGCCCACATGGACAGTTGTGCCATTGGCCTTTTCTCGCTGCACCCGCTCAATGTAGATGACGTATTTCTTCCTGTAAACCTGGACTACTTTGCCAATTTGCTGACCCTTGTAGTGTCCTCGCACAACCTGAAATTCAAAAATAGCAGGAAtaagcagataaaaaaaaaagcatcatcaTTACAAGGAAAACAGTGAATTAAATCTATAAGAGCTTTCAATTTTGAACGACTTAATCATTGAGATTCTAGCTCCCTGGTTTTAGCTAAACCAAACCATGCCCCTCAGGTGTCTACAGAGAGGGACAGTGCATCCCTACAGCTGACAGCTACCAGCAGGGGGAGGCTTATTTAAAGGATGAAAAGAAACCACCACTTTGGGTTTCTGCAGTAAGTTAGCAAGGACTTTGTTATTTTGTCTCAAAAGCAGAACTGGCCTCAAGTCTAAGTCACAACCTAGTTAAGTGCCCACTTCAATGCCAGGCAAGAGTGGACTCCAACAAACACGCAAGTGAACAAACCAATTCTTTCCCAAAGGTGAGCAGTTCCCTATCCAGGAGTCCTAGCCATCACTTGGCTTGTCAGAACCAACCAAAGTGCTTCTGAGCACGTTTCCTTCAGGTTCCTGACCTCCTTACATTGCTACCTCCTGAAAACAAAACACTCAGTTGCTTCCAAGGTCTACTGGAGATGTTAGTAGCTGTGACAAATCCTCAATTGTGAAACTACGGTTCCATTAAAGAGATTCTGAGCCTAGATTCTTAGCAATTTTTCGGGTCCTCAAATGCCTTTACAATGATCCAACATACGGAGAAAAGGCTAATTCCCAAGCAATCTTCTGCTGGTGTGTTTGGATAATTTGCCTCTTTTATTATGACTGGAGCTGATGTTTGAGAAAACGGATTTTCACCCAATAAAAAGGGAActgaaaagcaacgtctttttggCTCGACTCCTCCTGAAATCCGCCTGGACAGCAGGAATACGTACTTGCACTTCATCATCCTTTCGGATAGGCATGGATCGCACGTTGTACTTCTGTCTCAGCTCTTTGGAAAGGGGAGAAGACATAATCTTCCGGCGAATGTGGGAAGGGGCATTGAAATGCCTTTTCCGGTTCTTGCTCCGATCGGAAGTCACAAAGGGATTGAACTTCATTTTGGCTGTGTGAGGAATTCAGAAAAACCTCCAGTGACTAAAACCTCACACGCTTCCCAAACAGCGGCAACAATTTCCCCCTGAAAACTTAGACCGCAGACATCCGTTACCCCAGAGAGCGGAACGGCCGGTCGACTTAAGCCTGAATAGCATTAACGCTCCACTGGGCTATTTTCTCTATGTccctgggggagagagagctccccatTAACAACACAGCTGAACTTTTTGTCTACATCCCCCAAACTCTTTAGAGTCAAGGTTAGATGACTGACAACTCCACTTTTCAACTGCAGCATCAGGTTTTGGAAGGACCAAAGTTCACCTTCGAGGGACTTGAGAGTGAACACCTGGCGCCCCCCAAATCAGCCTGCCCCCACCTGGAACTCCTGCACAGATCGCAGGTCCCAAAGGCCCTCCTAGAGGCAAGCGCGGCCTGCGCTTGTGCGTGGACTTCACTGCCAACAGTTACCTAGGAAACTTCAATTCCTAGACCTGAACCTATCGCCACCGGCTTCCTCCGCTCCTGCTCCGCTTTCCGAGTCCCCAAatcccctgtccccctccccttcGCCTTCTGTGGTCCCTGAGCTAAGCATCAAACAGAAGCCACCCCAaaccccctccctggctgctgtgtggctgGTGCGAGAGTCTCGGGGCCCCCGAGTCCGAGAGCCAACGCGCTCACGAACGGATGAGCGTGGATTGCAATCGTCTCCCCGGGAAACCCTCACCAGCTGCCGCTCCGGCGATGGCCACCAAAGGGAAAAGGTCTACACGGTACTTCCGGTTCTGTAAGTGTCCGAGCGATCTCGCGAGACTGATGTCTCGGCGAGAGAGGGGCGCGGAGTCGAAAGAAAACTGGGAGAAGTGAATGTCTAGTGTCACCTAGCGGCTCGGAGGGAAACTGCAAGGGACTGTGAcaccctcctccaggtctcccttccaAGGCCGGTTCGCTGCCTGGAATCCTCTGGGAAGGGTCGTTCCCAAGCGAGTGGCGGGGCTGTCTCGGGTCTGACTTCCGGGGCGAGTGATGAAGGAGTGAGCGGCTGGCGCTCTCTTAGCCGGGCGAGGACAGGCCTTACTTCTGGCCAGCAGGTGACGCTGGGACCCCGGCCGACCGGTCACCTGGGCTCCCTGGTCCCTGCCCGGGCCTATGACGTGGGTGTGTAAACGTGCAGGTTTTTTAGCTAGCTCCAGCCGGGCGCCCCGCCGCCCCCACGCCCAAGGCTGGAGCCTCCGATCGCCCCCAGCCCACTTCGCAGAAGCGGGTCAGAAGCGGCGTCGCTGTCCCACTCCTGGGTGATGCCGAGAGTGGCGGCGCAGACTTGGGAGGAGCCGGACGGCCCCTGTCCGGACGTCCTGCCCCTCGTGGTTCAGCTCCGGATCtgtgggaggcggggagggggtgcgCCCCCGCGCACAGGGACGCTGCGGTGGGCTGCTGTAGGGCGAGCCGGCGGCGCCGCGGCCAGGGCGTGGTTTCTCTGGAATGAATGACTCGGGTGTCCTAATGACAGAAGACACACATTTCGTAATAAGGCACCGAGACGCAGTGAGCTAGCCGAGTGCTAGGGACACCCTTCTGTGGGTTTTACGTCATCCACTCCTGGGATTCCCAAAATAGCCCTATTGATGCTGCTATTATTGTCCTCAAGTTACACCTGGAGCTGCTGAGTCACCGAGAGGTGTGACGCTAGGTGGCTCCCCAGCCCCTTCCGGCAACTCCCTCTGTGGCCCCACATTGTAGGAGCCCACTGGGTTAAGTCAAAGAAACCGTATCTTTGAGGGCCCAGAGTCCTGTCTGTGGAGAACAGGAATTTTGATGATTTACAAACATttgtggggctgccactgtggcatagtgggttaagccactgtctccagcgtcggcatcccatatgggtgctggttcatgtcctggcagctccacttccgatccagctccctgctaacgtgcttgggaaagcaatggaagatggcccaagtgcttggacccttgcaccattgtgggagaccctgaagaagctcttggttcctggctcctggcttcagcctggcccagccccagctgttgcagccatttggggagtgaaccagcagatggaagaagctcctggcttcggatcggcccctctccagccattgcagcctctggggagtgaaccaactgattgaagatctctctgtgtgtctcactccctctgtaacactacctttcagataaataagtaagtctttttttaaaaaagctatggtttttgaaaaaagatttattttggccggtgccgtggcttaacaggctaatcctccaccttgcggcaccagcacaccgggttctagtcccggttggggtgcaggattctatccctgttgcccctcttccaggccagctctctgctatagcccaggaaggcagtggaggacagcccaagtctttgggccctgcacccacatgggagaccaggagaagcacctggctcctggctttggatcagtgagatgcgccggctgcagcggccattggagggtgaaccaatggcaaaaaggaagacctttctctctgtctctctctctcactatccattctgcctgtcaaaaaaaaaaataaagatttattttatttatctggaaggtagagttacagagagagagggagacacagaacaatcttccatccactggttcaccccataggtgaacagctggggctgggccaggctgaagccaggagccaggagccaggagccaggagcttcctccagatctcccacttgggtgcaggggcccaagcacttgtgccatcttctgctgctttcccaagcacatcagcagggagctgggtcagaagtgcagcatccaggatttgaaccagcacccatatgggatgagacgtcagcattgcaggtggcagcttaagccagctacaccacaaccctggccccagttGTCCAGTTGTGATCTTAAATATACTGGGAAGGAAATAGTCCCAGATTTTATTCATCATTGAAAATTTCAGTGAGAACTAATCTGCTGCAAGTGTTTCCCACAGATATTTGTGGAGCATCTTCCACTAGACAGCAGCAACCAGAGAAGTCACAGTTTGTGTTTGCAGGAAACGCATTGTCTAAGAGTAGGGAGAAAGGCGACAGGATCTACaagggctggtgttttggcaagGTGGATTAAGCCGctgtgtgccggcatcccatataagtgctggttcatgtctcagctgctccacttctgatccagctccctgataatgcgtttgggaaaacagcagaaattggcccaaatgcttgggtccctaccacctacatgggaaacctggatgaagctcctggctcctggcttttggcctggtccagccctggcccttgtggccacttgggaatgaatcagcggatggaagattgattgatCTGTCTgtatccccctctctctgtaatactgccttccaaataaataaataattctcttaaaaaaaaaaaaaaagaatctgcaatGGCAGGACCCTCAGGAAAGGTGCTCTCAAGCTGCTGCCCTTGGTCCCGCTTCTGTGTTTCAGGAGTgggaggggtcaggggtcagggctgACTTCCCGGGTCACCCTGGAGTGAGTTTTGAAGGCTGTTGAGATTGTTTGCATGAGGCAGTGGGAATAGCTGGCTGGGTGCGGGGGTccacagggtggggagggggcgggcagcaTGCTGCATTGTGTGTGGGAGCCAGGCGTGCAGAGGGAGCCTGGGACTTTGGGGCTGAGTTGAGTTCAATTTGGATGCCCAATGCCCCAGGGAGCTGCCTTCCTTTCTGGGGTTCGTTGTCccacccaaatgcttgggtccttgccacccacatgggagacccagatgaagctcctggcttttggcctggtccagccttgtggccatttggaactTCTACAATTTCCTTAACCACCCCTTCTTTTTCTTCCGCCATCTTTGTCTCTTCCCACAaggccctctctgcttcctgagcaCCCAGGATTCCCTGCAGTCACCTTGCCTGCTCCCCCTAAGGCTTCACCTTCCTGCCTGTGCCCACAGAGGTAACAGAATGAACCCTTGAGCCCACTTTACACGGCAGGAAGTTTATCAGCCTACAATGGTACCCACAGACGCGAATCACCAGGAGCCTAATTATACTGTCTGCTTATCCTGACCAGTGTCGGCCGGTGTCTCGGCCCCTCCCTGCAGGTTCCCCTGCTGCACAGCCTGGCTGCCCCCTTGCTCCCTGTTCTCTGTGTTCCTCTTACTACGTGTGAAAGACCTCCCTTCAAAGTCGGCCCCTTCCTCTCATGTTGAAACTGGTCTTTTCGAAGCTCTCAGTCTCACCAAAGCAGGTTTTCACAGAACAAGTTCACGGAAAACGAATggattggggcaggcatttgtagcacagcggattaagccaccacctgtgatgtcagcatcccacatcagaggccaatttgagtcctggctgctccacttccaatccacttctccattaatgtgcttgggaaggcagcagaaggtggcccacgtgcttgggcccctgccacacgtgtgggagatctaatggagttcctggttcctggcttcagcttggccctgacctggctattacaaccatttgggggaaatgaaccagcagttggaaaatctctgtttctttttctgtcactttacctttcaaatgaaaaaaagaaaaatgtaagtaaaaagtATAAGCTTTATTTATCAATATTAGATACCATCAAATTCAAGACATGTTTGGGGGCtaacgttgtggcatagtgggtaaaaccaccactgtctgctgtgctggcatcccatatgggtgctggttcgagtcctggctgctctacttcaatccagctccctgctaatctgcctgagaaggcagtggaagatggcccaagtggttgggcccctgcacccatgcgagaggcctggaagaagctcctggctcctggcttcagtctggcccagcctcagctgttacagccatttggggagtgaatcagcagatgaaagatatgtcTGTcggtctctgtatctctttcctttctctttgttactctgcctttcaaataaataaaaaataaacattttttaaaaaagacatgtttggggccggtgctgtggcgcagtgggttaacgccctggcctgaagcggcagcatcccatatgggcgccggttcgagacccagctgctccacttcctgtccagctctctgttatggcccgggaaagcagtagaggatggctcaggtccttgggcccctgcacccacgtgagagaacaggaagaagctcctggctcctggcttcagatcagcacagctccggctgttgtggccatctgggaagtgaaccatcagatggaagactctttctgcctctcctctctctgtgtaactctgactttcaaataagtaaataaatctttaaaaaaaaaatacatgttgtaAGTGACACCAGCCAGTTGGTCTAGCTCTAAAGAATTCTGggtccggggtgggggggcggctcTAATCCCATCAATGCAGTCACGTCTACATgattaactgaagaaaatgagTGCTGTATAAGTATTTTGAACATAAGGGTTATGCCTAATGGTTTCCCATCAGCTCTTGAAAAATGGTTTTTGTGTAGCAAGAGGAAGCTTtcccaagatatttttttttttgccagagttttggcaaattctttcttttcttttctttttaatatttatttatttatttgaaaggcagagttacagagagagagagagagagagagagagacagagaaagaaccatctgctggttcattccccaggcggccacaacagccaaagctgggtcaatttgaagccaggagccaggagcttcttctgggtctcccacatgggtgcaggggcccagcacttgtacactctgctgctttcccgggcacattagcagggagctggattagacttgaaccagcgctcatattggatgctggcgcagcaggcagctttacccaccatggtgctggccccattggCTGACTTTCTCAGGATGCTCTCATAATAACGGATGTTATTTAGCCCTCCAGAAAGCCAACAAGCAAAAAGCCATTAGCACTCAAAAACCTGTTGCCGTGACCTTTGTTCTTGACCGGTCCGCTTTTGCTTCAGCTGGACCGTGTCCACCTTGTGGCAGCCATCGCTCGGATGGTGCTTTGTCTTCTGGATTGCATCGGTACAGCCATGCTCCTGTTCCTGTCTCAGTTCTTTGAAGAAAGGCTCAGGGTCTTGGTCCCACTTGTGTAAGATTCCCACCGAAAGCTCTGTTCGTGTCTGTATCTGCTCCAGGGGCAGCAGCTTGGGCACTCAGGGAGCAGAGTTTGTGCAACTTGAGTTTTTCAGTTGACACTGCGCATACTGAACCAAACACGTTGGTGGCGGTGTTGGTTACTGACTCTTCTGTTCGTCTCTGGCCCTCTTCAGTTAGAGCGTGAACAAGATGAATGTTTTTCCTCCCAAACTCATGTGACTGCTCCATTGCTGTAGTCTTCGTCTTCAACATCATCtgttatccatttgtaaactgctgacTTCTTTGTGGGCGTTGTCCCATAAACTTTTTATAAAGCGTGAAAGATGTCACCATTCTACCCAAGCCTCGCTGCCAGTTGGCTATTTGTTCTTGCTTTGATTCTAGCAGAATTCAGATTTCTGTGATGGGGGCCCCATTCAATCTGATGTCAtccttcttagtgcctcaaacgAGATCTT from Lepus europaeus isolate LE1 chromosome 18, mLepTim1.pri, whole genome shotgun sequence encodes the following:
- the RPL26 gene encoding large ribosomal subunit protein uL24, with the protein product MKFNPFVTSDRSKNRKRHFNAPSHIRRKIMSSPLSKELRQKYNVRSMPIRKDDEVQVVRGHYKGQQIGKVVQVYRKKYVIYIERVQREKANGTTVHVGIHPSKVVITRLKLDKDRKKILERKAKSRQVGKEKGKYKEETIEKMQE